One window of Halorussus sp. MSC15.2 genomic DNA carries:
- a CDS encoding metalloregulator ArsR/SmtB family transcription factor produces MDSAELLDILGNENRRRILRLLSRKPCYVTEISEYLGVSPKAVIDHLRKLEDAGLVESRTDDQRRKYFSISRNLRLEVSVSPYEFGMKSAYPASTNLDASRWRYVSLNVQLDSSDTDEDGPGEDAETETDGDGELEADTGDGAVEPETTEVGDEGTEGGDPDAEDESTETVGEATALAAELDELQQLQRELSLAQRWVHGRITDVQDRLGDAVDGDGEARLRADVLAAVAGGATTVEEVCRTVEAPGHVVEPALAELADRGFLDRDEDGDWILAE; encoded by the coding sequence ATGGACTCCGCCGAGCTACTCGACATCCTCGGGAACGAGAACCGCAGACGCATCCTCCGTCTGCTCTCGCGCAAACCTTGTTACGTCACCGAGATTAGCGAGTACCTCGGCGTCAGCCCGAAGGCGGTCATCGACCACCTCCGGAAGCTAGAGGACGCCGGTCTCGTCGAGAGTCGCACCGACGACCAGCGCCGGAAGTACTTCAGCATCTCGCGCAACCTCAGACTGGAGGTGAGCGTCTCGCCCTACGAGTTCGGCATGAAGAGCGCGTACCCGGCGAGTACGAACCTCGACGCGAGTCGGTGGCGCTACGTCTCGCTCAACGTCCAACTCGACTCGTCTGACACCGACGAAGACGGACCGGGAGAAGACGCAGAAACGGAGACAGATGGAGACGGTGAACTCGAAGCGGACACCGGGGACGGGGCGGTCGAACCGGAGACCACCGAGGTCGGCGACGAAGGGACGGAGGGCGGCGACCCGGACGCCGAGGACGAGAGCACCGAGACGGTCGGCGAAGCCACCGCTCTCGCGGCGGAGCTCGACGAACTCCAGCAACTCCAGCGCGAACTGTCACTCGCCCAGCGGTGGGTCCACGGCCGCATCACCGACGTACAGGACCGACTCGGCGACGCCGTGGACGGCGACGGGGAGGCCCGCCTCCGGGCGGACGTGCTGGCGGCCGTCGCGGGGGGCGCGACCACCGTCGAGGAGGTGTGTCGGACGGTCGAAGCCCCCGGTCACGTCGTCGAACCGGCGCTCGCGGAACTGGCCGACCGCGGCTTTCTGGACCGCGACGAGGACGGGGACTGGATTCTGGCGGAGTAG
- a CDS encoding cell division protein ZapD, with amino-acid sequence MSLYRAALLALFVVGGALTAAAVPAGAVAPGGFDATAVALDGDADARAINAVEPRAIDAVGDEDVQVSVSRATDVTEVGVGPANAQRAENNSTDNSSLGADISSFMQSSTAEVGGAVETGMWSASFNATENESKQVRLVERRTSELRSELRDLKQQKAQLVAEREAGNVSETAYKAKISRLIGQINALESSINTTTARARQVNASVETLGTLRAETANLTGPEIASVARNVTGVGNGPGVGNGQRGPPAERGNGTGVGNNSSVGNGNGVGNGNGVGVSDGDGNGTDVGNRNGNGDGNGNGDGDGNGTAGTGNGPGVGNGNGTAGDRNATGGPPSGSTDIGNASSGDGPSVEPDTSPTVREVLRGATAAPGLVAHVETAFDVGTVIPDGALTVATT; translated from the coding sequence ATGAGCCTCTACCGAGCCGCCCTGTTGGCGCTGTTCGTCGTCGGCGGTGCGCTGACCGCCGCCGCCGTCCCGGCGGGTGCAGTCGCCCCCGGCGGATTCGATGCGACCGCAGTTGCTCTCGACGGTGACGCCGACGCCCGCGCTATCAACGCGGTCGAACCCCGCGCTATCGACGCGGTCGGAGACGAGGACGTGCAGGTGTCGGTGAGTCGCGCTACCGATGTGACAGAAGTGGGTGTCGGTCCCGCGAACGCCCAACGCGCCGAGAACAACTCCACCGACAACTCGTCGCTGGGTGCGGACATCTCGTCGTTCATGCAGTCGAGTACCGCGGAAGTCGGAGGTGCGGTCGAAACCGGCATGTGGTCCGCGTCGTTCAACGCTACCGAGAACGAGTCGAAGCAGGTTCGACTGGTCGAACGTCGAACCTCCGAACTCCGTTCGGAACTGCGCGACCTCAAACAGCAGAAGGCCCAACTCGTCGCCGAGCGTGAGGCTGGCAACGTCAGCGAAACCGCGTACAAGGCGAAGATTAGCCGCCTCATCGGCCAGATTAACGCCCTCGAATCGTCCATCAATACGACTACGGCCCGCGCCAGACAGGTGAACGCCAGCGTCGAGACCCTCGGCACGCTCCGGGCCGAGACCGCGAACCTGACCGGTCCGGAAATCGCCTCTGTCGCCCGCAACGTGACCGGTGTCGGTAACGGACCCGGCGTCGGCAACGGCCAACGCGGTCCGCCGGCCGAACGGGGTAACGGTACTGGCGTCGGCAACAACAGCAGCGTCGGCAACGGTAACGGCGTCGGAAACGGTAACGGCGTCGGTGTCAGCGATGGCGACGGGAACGGGACCGACGTGGGAAATAGGAACGGCAACGGAGATGGAAACGGCAACGGCGACGGTGACGGAAACGGTACGGCGGGCACAGGTAACGGACCCGGCGTCGGCAACGGTAACGGCACGGCGGGCGACCGCAACGCGACCGGCGGCCCGCCGAGTGGCAGTACCGATATCGGAAACGCGAGTTCCGGCGACGGTCCGTCGGTCGAACCCGACACGTCGCCGACGGTCCGCGAGGTGCTCCGCGGAGCCACGGCAGCACCCGGACTCGTCGCCCACGTCGAGACCGCGTTCGACGTCGGAACCGTCATCCCGGACGGCGCACTGACCGTGGCCACGACGTGA
- a CDS encoding DUF1405 domain-containing protein, with product MATLERYARRYLEDGPNLARLLVVNVLAILVGVQFYVETLPEVPVYLWPFYADSPAALFLVTLSLVTLLPNLGRPLGDAPQNRALAYLHTLAFAWLVKYGVWTFVSLNLGFSAYFGPPWNPDAFWAYWFIIVTHLGFVVEASLLPYFGATTRGALATTLVALLANDAVDYLFGFHPPLRYEPGLLLPVATVALSVLAVATAASAFGRLSNADGSA from the coding sequence ATGGCGACGTTGGAGCGATACGCGCGTCGGTACCTCGAAGACGGACCAAATCTCGCGCGGTTGCTGGTCGTGAACGTGCTGGCGATACTCGTCGGCGTCCAGTTCTACGTCGAAACGTTGCCCGAGGTTCCCGTCTACCTCTGGCCGTTCTACGCCGACTCGCCCGCCGCGCTGTTTCTGGTGACGCTGTCGCTGGTCACGCTCCTGCCGAACCTCGGTCGTCCGCTCGGCGACGCACCGCAGAACCGCGCGCTGGCCTACCTCCACACGCTGGCGTTCGCGTGGCTGGTCAAGTACGGCGTCTGGACGTTCGTCTCGCTGAATCTCGGCTTCTCGGCCTACTTCGGGCCGCCGTGGAACCCCGACGCCTTCTGGGCGTACTGGTTCATCATCGTGACTCACCTCGGGTTCGTGGTCGAGGCGTCCCTGCTACCGTACTTCGGCGCGACGACTCGCGGGGCGCTGGCAACCACGCTGGTGGCCCTCTTGGCGAACGACGCCGTCGACTATCTGTTCGGGTTCCACCCGCCGCTTCGGTACGAACCCGGCCTCTTGTTGCCCGTAGCGACCGTCGCGCTCTCCGTGCTGGCGGTCGCGACCGCCGCCAGCGCGTTCGGCCGACTTTCGAACGCCGACGGTAGCGCGTAG
- a CDS encoding DUF5802 family protein, whose protein sequence is MFEEFSSGYYLGRLYVQPSEREEAVMRRDEHERINEQLYTSGEGIERLDSPLVMKVDQRHVAVHGDEGVPEGTLALPERLLDDTRIRNPPTLKEVLLAKADRADQLLRYQETTPGVGT, encoded by the coding sequence ATGTTCGAGGAGTTTTCGAGCGGCTACTACCTCGGTCGGCTGTACGTCCAACCGTCCGAGCGAGAGGAAGCGGTCATGCGCCGCGACGAACACGAGCGCATCAACGAGCAGTTGTACACCTCGGGTGAGGGCATCGAACGACTCGACAGTCCGCTCGTGATGAAGGTAGACCAGCGACACGTCGCAGTCCACGGGGACGAGGGCGTTCCCGAGGGGACGCTGGCGCTACCCGAACGCCTCCTCGACGACACCCGTATCCGGAACCCGCCGACGCTCAAGGAGGTCCTGCTGGCGAAGGCGGACCGCGCGGACCAACTGCTCCGTTATCAGGAGACGACGCCCGGCGTCGGAACGTGA
- the carB gene encoding carbamoyl-phosphate synthase large subunit: MTDDNAGDGRTILLIGSGPIQIGQAAEFDYSGAQACRALQEEGARVVLVNSNPATIMTDPEMADEVYIEPITTEAIAEIIRKENPDGVIAGLGGQTGLNVTAELSEEGVLEEYAVDIMGTPLDTIYATEDRDLFRQRMRELDQPVARSTTISLDDGDGDDEGETVAELTEDDLRERVEAAVEEVGGLPVIARTTYTLGGSGSGVVSDMDELVERVRKGLRLSRNSEVLITESISGWVELEYEVMRDAGDSTIIICNMENIDPMGIHTGESTVVTPSQVIPDDGHQEMRDAALEVIRDLGIQGGCNIQFAWRDDGTPGGEYRVVEVNPRVSRSSALASKATGYPIARVTAKVALGKRLHEIENEITGQTTAAFEPAIDYVVTKVPRWPKDKFPDVDFELGTAMKSTGEAMAIGRTFEESLLKALRSSEYEPDVDWAEVDDETLETDYLEAPTPDRPYAMFEAFERGYTVEDVVDLTGIYEWYVERYENVAEAVVAAQEGNFERAAETGFTNQQVAAVAGGETESAADAAPRNPSGGSATIDDVEATAPERDFKQVDTCAGEFAASTPYYYSSRSPGAGLGRDEVQVDRDVESVVVVGGGPIRIGQGVEFDYCSVHAVRALREQGIEAHVVNNNPETVSTDYDTSDGLFFEPITAEEVADVVEATNADGVMVQFGGQTSVDIGEPLEAEIERRGLDCEILGTAVEAMDLAEDRDRFNRLMDDLGIAQPEGGTATSEAEALDLAHDIGYPVLVRPSYVLGGRAMDVVHDDEELKEYIEEAVRVSPDKPILVDEFLADAVELDVDAVADGDDVLIGGVMEHVESAGVHSGDSACMIPTRALDDETLGRVREVVEDIAVALDTVGLLNVQLAVQDGESEAQSASDASGETASEVYVLEANPRSSRTVPFVSKATGVPIAKLAAKVMAGESLADLEAQEQIPEQVSVKEVVLPFDRLPGSDPRLGPEMKSTGEVMGTADTFGKAYDKAQDSTGKPIPEGGTAVVDLPVDGFEEYYDVAEFDDLTTAIQRGEVDLLVTRNRDALETAVEEEITYFSTEASAEAALEALAAKDEPLDVKPVGDRPKQSRKWGK, translated from the coding sequence ATGACCGACGACAACGCAGGCGACGGACGGACCATCCTGCTCATCGGTAGCGGACCGATTCAAATCGGACAGGCCGCGGAGTTCGACTACTCCGGCGCACAGGCCTGCCGTGCGCTACAGGAGGAGGGTGCGCGAGTCGTGCTGGTCAACTCCAACCCGGCGACCATCATGACCGACCCGGAGATGGCCGACGAGGTCTACATCGAACCCATCACGACCGAAGCCATCGCCGAAATCATCCGGAAGGAGAACCCGGACGGCGTCATCGCGGGACTGGGCGGCCAGACCGGCCTGAACGTCACCGCGGAACTCTCGGAGGAGGGCGTCTTGGAGGAGTACGCCGTGGACATCATGGGCACGCCCCTCGACACCATCTACGCCACCGAGGACCGCGACCTGTTCCGCCAGCGCATGCGCGAGTTGGACCAACCCGTCGCGCGCTCGACCACCATCTCTCTGGACGACGGCGACGGCGACGACGAGGGCGAGACGGTCGCCGAGTTGACCGAGGACGACCTCCGCGAACGCGTCGAGGCCGCGGTCGAGGAAGTCGGCGGTCTGCCCGTCATCGCCCGGACGACCTACACCCTCGGCGGGTCGGGGTCGGGCGTCGTCTCCGACATGGACGAACTCGTCGAGCGCGTCCGGAAGGGCCTGCGCCTCTCGCGCAACAGCGAGGTCCTCATCACGGAGTCCATCTCGGGGTGGGTCGAACTGGAGTACGAGGTCATGCGCGACGCGGGCGACTCGACCATCATCATCTGCAACATGGAGAACATCGACCCGATGGGCATCCACACCGGCGAGTCCACGGTCGTGACGCCCTCGCAGGTCATCCCCGACGACGGCCATCAGGAGATGCGCGACGCCGCGCTCGAAGTCATCCGGGACCTCGGGATTCAGGGCGGGTGTAACATCCAGTTCGCGTGGCGCGACGACGGCACCCCCGGCGGGGAGTACCGCGTGGTCGAGGTCAACCCGCGCGTCTCCCGGTCCTCCGCCCTCGCCTCGAAGGCGACGGGCTACCCCATCGCCCGCGTGACCGCGAAGGTCGCGCTCGGCAAGCGCCTCCACGAGATAGAGAACGAGATTACCGGCCAGACCACCGCGGCCTTCGAACCGGCCATCGACTACGTTGTCACGAAGGTCCCGCGCTGGCCCAAGGACAAGTTCCCGGACGTGGACTTCGAACTGGGCACCGCGATGAAGTCCACGGGGGAGGCGATGGCCATCGGTCGGACATTCGAGGAGAGCCTCCTCAAGGCCCTGCGCTCCTCGGAGTACGAACCCGACGTGGACTGGGCGGAAGTGGACGACGAGACCCTCGAAACCGACTACCTCGAAGCCCCGACGCCCGACCGCCCGTACGCCATGTTCGAGGCGTTCGAGCGCGGCTACACCGTCGAGGACGTGGTGGACCTGACCGGCATCTACGAGTGGTACGTCGAGCGCTACGAGAACGTCGCCGAGGCCGTCGTCGCCGCGCAGGAAGGGAACTTCGAGCGGGCGGCCGAGACCGGCTTCACGAACCAGCAGGTCGCCGCGGTCGCAGGCGGCGAGACCGAGAGCGCGGCGGACGCCGCCCCGCGGAATCCGAGCGGCGGCAGTGCGACCATCGACGACGTGGAGGCCACCGCGCCCGAACGCGACTTCAAGCAGGTGGACACCTGCGCGGGCGAGTTCGCGGCTTCGACGCCGTACTACTACTCCTCGCGCAGTCCCGGCGCAGGACTCGGCCGCGACGAGGTGCAGGTAGACAGGGACGTCGAGAGCGTCGTCGTGGTCGGCGGCGGTCCCATCCGCATCGGGCAGGGCGTCGAGTTCGACTACTGTTCGGTCCACGCGGTCCGCGCCCTGCGCGAACAGGGCATCGAGGCCCACGTGGTGAACAACAACCCCGAGACCGTCTCGACCGACTACGACACCTCCGACGGTCTGTTCTTCGAGCCGATTACGGCAGAGGAAGTCGCGGACGTCGTCGAGGCGACCAACGCCGACGGCGTGATGGTCCAGTTCGGCGGCCAGACCTCGGTGGACATCGGCGAACCGCTCGAAGCCGAAATCGAGCGCCGGGGTCTCGACTGCGAGATTCTGGGCACCGCGGTCGAAGCGATGGACCTCGCGGAGGACCGTGACCGGTTCAACCGCCTGATGGACGACCTCGGCATCGCCCAACCCGAGGGCGGCACCGCGACCAGCGAGGCGGAGGCGCTCGACCTCGCCCACGACATCGGCTACCCGGTGCTGGTCCGTCCCTCCTACGTGCTGGGCGGCCGGGCGATGGACGTGGTCCACGACGACGAGGAACTCAAGGAGTACATCGAGGAGGCCGTCAGGGTCTCGCCCGACAAGCCCATCCTCGTGGACGAGTTCCTCGCGGACGCGGTCGAACTCGACGTGGACGCGGTCGCAGATGGCGACGACGTGCTCATCGGCGGCGTGATGGAACACGTCGAGTCGGCCGGGGTCCACTCCGGCGACTCGGCCTGCATGATTCCGACCCGCGCGCTGGACGACGAGACGCTCGGTCGGGTCCGCGAAGTCGTCGAGGACATCGCGGTGGCGCTCGACACCGTGGGCCTGCTGAACGTCCAGCTGGCGGTCCAAGACGGCGAGAGCGAGGCGCAGAGCGCCTCGGATGCGAGCGGTGAAACCGCGAGCGAGGTGTACGTCCTCGAAGCCAACCCGCGCTCCTCGCGGACGGTCCCGTTCGTCTCGAAGGCGACGGGCGTCCCCATCGCCAAACTCGCCGCGAAGGTGATGGCGGGCGAATCGCTGGCTGACCTCGAAGCACAGGAGCAGATTCCCGAACAGGTCAGCGTCAAGGAGGTCGTCCTCCCCTTCGACCGCCTGCCGGGGAGCGACCCCCGTCTCGGCCCGGAGATGAAGTCCACGGGCGAGGTCATGGGCACCGCCGACACCTTCGGCAAGGCGTACGACAAGGCCCAAGACTCGACCGGAAAGCCGATTCCCGAGGGCGGGACCGCGGTCGTGGACCTGCCGGTGGACGGCTTCGAGGAGTACTACGACGTCGCGGAGTTCGACGACCTGACTACCGCAATTCAGCGCGGCGAAGTGGACCTGCTCGTGACCCGGAACCGCGACGCCCTCGAAACCGCGGTCGAAGAGGAGATAACGTACTTCTCGACCGAGGCGAGCGCCGAGGCCGCGCTGGAAGCGCTGGCGGCCAAGGACGAACCGCTCGACGTGAAACCGGTCGGCGACCGGCCCAAGCAGTCCCGGAAGTGGGGTAAGTAG
- a CDS encoding TetR/AcrR family transcriptional regulator gives MSDESPTEDIMDATYRALCRHGYADVTMEDIAAESEKSKSAFHYHYESKHALLLAFLDDLLESFTARLDAVEGETPRDRLLGTIDAVLEPSAESPNREFKTAVLEMKAQGPYDEAFRARLDDFDRALRDRFAAVLAAGVDSGDFRADLDVEETADFLVTVCNGAQTRSVAVGRTTERTRRTLERYVDSDVLATDTSTEAER, from the coding sequence ATGTCGGACGAATCCCCCACCGAAGATATCATGGACGCGACCTACAGGGCGCTCTGTAGACACGGCTACGCGGACGTGACGATGGAGGACATCGCCGCCGAGTCCGAGAAGAGCAAGTCGGCGTTCCACTACCACTACGAGAGCAAGCACGCCCTGCTGCTCGCGTTCCTCGACGACCTGCTGGAGTCGTTCACCGCGCGACTCGACGCGGTCGAGGGCGAGACGCCGCGCGACCGCCTGCTCGGCACTATCGACGCGGTGCTCGAACCGTCGGCGGAGTCCCCGAACCGGGAGTTCAAGACCGCGGTGCTGGAGATGAAGGCGCAGGGTCCCTACGACGAGGCGTTCCGCGCTCGCCTCGACGACTTCGACCGGGCGCTGCGCGACCGCTTCGCTGCGGTCCTCGCCGCGGGCGTCGATTCGGGCGACTTCCGGGCGGACCTCGACGTCGAGGAGACGGCGGACTTCCTCGTGACGGTCTGTAACGGCGCGCAGACCCGCAGCGTCGCGGTCGGTCGCACCACCGAACGGACGCGACGCACCCTCGAACGCTACGTCGATTCGGACGTGCTCGCCACCGACACAAGCACGGAGGCCGAACGGTGA
- a CDS encoding MATE family efflux transporter, translating into MSVRDRLAQTRRLIARAFDQESLDLTEGGIAQPLVLLSIPIVITNLFQTAYNLADTFWVGQYSTEALAAISFGFPMVFLLISLGLGLSVAGSVMVAQNVGAGNERDAEYAASQTVVFAVVVSILLGVAGYFVVDDLLLFFGAEPDVYPLAVAYMRVISLGLVFMFGFLMFISLMRGYGDTVTPMVVMFFSVLFNIVLDPFLIFGWWVFPRMGLEGAAYATVFSRALAFVAGLAIMFAGVRGIEINLRDMRPDFEFARRIVRIGLPASVEGTGRALSINLMLLVVGMFSTPVVAAFGIGTRVLSVVFMPAIAVARGVETMSGQNVGANNYDRAAATSLFAAKAMFVVLSAVGVVGWLWAEPIVGVFTTDADVVAIGATFMRYVAPTFGFMGIMRAYNGSFRGAGKTLTAAAISVGAFGVLRLPLAWFGARALGSDGIWLSFAVTNVVGASVAYAWFQRGTWRDADLTRGPGPAPGDD; encoded by the coding sequence GTGAGCGTCCGCGACCGACTCGCGCAGACGCGACGGCTCATCGCGCGTGCGTTCGACCAAGAGAGCCTCGACCTCACGGAGGGCGGCATCGCACAACCGCTCGTCCTGCTCTCGATTCCCATCGTCATCACCAACCTGTTTCAGACCGCGTACAACCTCGCCGACACCTTCTGGGTCGGTCAGTACAGCACCGAAGCGCTCGCGGCCATCAGCTTCGGGTTCCCGATGGTGTTCCTGCTCATCTCGCTGGGGTTGGGGCTGTCGGTCGCAGGCAGCGTCATGGTCGCCCAGAACGTCGGCGCGGGCAACGAACGCGACGCCGAGTACGCCGCGTCTCAGACCGTCGTGTTCGCCGTCGTCGTCTCGATACTGCTGGGGGTCGCCGGGTACTTCGTCGTCGACGACCTCCTGCTGTTCTTCGGGGCCGAACCCGACGTCTACCCGCTGGCGGTCGCCTACATGCGAGTCATCTCGCTCGGTCTGGTGTTCATGTTCGGCTTCCTGATGTTCATCTCGCTGATGCGGGGCTACGGCGACACCGTCACGCCGATGGTCGTGATGTTCTTCTCGGTCCTGTTCAACATCGTCCTCGACCCGTTCCTCATCTTCGGTTGGTGGGTATTCCCGCGGATGGGTCTCGAAGGCGCGGCGTACGCCACCGTCTTTTCGCGGGCGCTCGCCTTCGTGGCGGGACTCGCTATCATGTTCGCCGGGGTACGCGGCATCGAAATCAACCTCCGAGACATGCGTCCCGACTTCGAGTTCGCCAGACGAATCGTCCGCATCGGTCTCCCGGCGTCGGTAGAGGGCACCGGCCGCGCGCTCTCCATCAACCTCATGCTGCTCGTCGTGGGGATGTTCTCGACGCCGGTCGTCGCGGCGTTCGGCATCGGTACGAGGGTGCTCTCGGTCGTCTTCATGCCGGCCATCGCGGTCGCTCGCGGCGTCGAGACCATGTCCGGCCAGAACGTCGGCGCGAACAACTACGACCGGGCCGCCGCGACGAGTCTGTTCGCCGCGAAGGCGATGTTCGTCGTCCTCTCGGCGGTCGGCGTCGTCGGCTGGCTCTGGGCCGAACCCATCGTCGGGGTGTTCACCACCGACGCGGACGTGGTCGCCATCGGCGCGACCTTCATGCGCTACGTCGCGCCGACCTTCGGCTTCATGGGCATCATGCGCGCCTACAACGGGAGTTTCCGCGGCGCGGGCAAGACGCTCACCGCGGCCGCCATCTCGGTGGGGGCGTTCGGCGTCCTCCGTCTCCCGCTAGCGTGGTTCGGCGCGCGAGCGCTCGGCTCCGACGGCATCTGGCTCTCGTTCGCCGTCACGAACGTCGTGGGCGCGTCGGTCGCGTACGCATGGTTCCAGCGCGGGACGTGGCGCGACGCCGACCTCACTCGCGGACCCGGGCCCGCGCCGGGCGACGACTGA
- a CDS encoding NUDIX domain-containing protein, translating to MSTDDTASDASTPTPEDHENARQHVVAVNADDEAQETVNRLEAHTGDGIRHRAFTSLVFDGDGNILLAQRAPDKRLWGTWWDGTVASHPVEGQSQEEATRQRLEEELGVTPDQYDDLRVTDRFEYKRYFENAGVEHEVCAVLKLTLDDLSLDPDEEEVAGLMWVPYERLHEHPEWYRQLRLCPWFQIAMRRDFE from the coding sequence ATGAGTACGGACGACACGGCATCCGACGCCAGCACGCCCACGCCAGAGGACCACGAGAACGCCCGCCAGCACGTCGTCGCCGTGAACGCGGACGACGAGGCCCAAGAGACGGTCAACCGACTCGAAGCCCACACGGGCGACGGTATCCGCCACCGGGCGTTCACGTCGCTGGTGTTCGACGGCGACGGCAACATCCTGCTGGCCCAGCGCGCCCCCGACAAACGCCTCTGGGGGACGTGGTGGGACGGCACCGTGGCCTCCCATCCGGTGGAGGGACAGAGTCAGGAGGAGGCGACCCGCCAGCGCCTCGAAGAGGAACTGGGCGTCACCCCCGACCAGTACGACGACCTCCGCGTGACCGACAGGTTCGAGTACAAGCGCTACTTCGAGAACGCGGGCGTGGAACACGAGGTCTGTGCGGTCCTCAAACTCACGCTCGACGACCTCTCGCTCGACCCCGACGAGGAGGAGGTCGCCGGTCTGATGTGGGTCCCCTACGAGCGACTCCACGAGCATCCCGAATGGTACCGCCAACTGCGGCTCTGCCCGTGGTTCCAAATTGCGATGCGGCGAGACTTCGAGTAG
- a CDS encoding molybdenum cofactor biosynthesis protein B — protein MVDFQSRDTRRGRDEDEQDPAESSESGRDDGVDARDDDRHGDGGHGDDADSADHDHHAHDVDSLGVAVVTVSSSRSLSDDPAGDAIVGTLEDAGHKVVSRDLIGDSYDGVQGSLDGLVNRKDVDVVVTTGGTGVTPDDVTIEAARQLFDKELPGFGELFRSLSFEDIGTKIVGTRATAGVADGVVVFCLPGSENAAKLGAERIIVEEAGHLAGLASRGE, from the coding sequence ATGGTCGATTTCCAATCGCGCGACACGCGGCGCGGACGCGACGAGGACGAGCAGGACCCGGCGGAATCGTCCGAGAGCGGCCGCGACGACGGGGTGGACGCTCGGGACGACGACCGCCACGGGGACGGCGGTCACGGAGACGACGCCGACAGCGCGGACCACGACCATCACGCCCACGACGTGGACTCGCTCGGCGTGGCGGTCGTCACCGTCTCGTCCTCGCGCAGTCTCTCGGACGACCCCGCGGGCGACGCAATCGTCGGGACGCTCGAAGACGCTGGCCACAAGGTGGTCAGTCGCGACCTCATCGGCGACAGTTACGACGGGGTGCAGGGGTCGCTCGACGGATTGGTCAACCGGAAGGACGTGGACGTGGTCGTCACGACCGGCGGGACCGGCGTGACGCCCGACGACGTGACCATCGAGGCGGCGCGACAACTGTTCGACAAGGAGTTGCCGGGGTTCGGCGAACTGTTCCGGTCGCTCTCGTTCGAGGACATCGGCACGAAAATCGTCGGCACGCGCGCCACTGCGGGAGTCGCCGACGGCGTGGTCGTCTTCTGTCTGCCCGGGAGCGAGAACGCCGCGAAGTTGGGCGCCGAGCGGATAATCGTGGAGGAGGCCGGGCATCTGGCCGGACTAGCTTCACGAGGCGAATAA
- a CDS encoding zinc-binding dehydrogenase produces MKAVQFSEHGDRDVIEYDEFPDPTPDRDEVLVDVKAGALNHLDVWTRKGLPGLDLDMPHVPGSDAAGVVLEVGENVTRFEPGDRVAVSAGVYCGKCEFCRDGEYSMCVNYHIIGEHVRGVHGERAAVPEDNLVEVPTGVEWETAAAAPLVFQTAWRMLLNRGDLDAGEKVLVLGASGGVGHAAVQIADYAGAEVYATASSDEKLAYAEEVGADYTINYDENDFAAEIRELTGKRGVDMVVDHVGAATYPDSIKSLAKGGRVVTCGATTGPNPGASLNRIFWNQLSVIGSTMANPGEVDDVLELVWDGTFEPRIRETLPMSETASAHELLEDREGFGKVVVVPDSEYDG; encoded by the coding sequence ATGAAGGCTGTCCAGTTCAGCGAACACGGGGACCGTGACGTCATCGAGTACGACGAGTTTCCGGACCCGACGCCGGACCGCGACGAGGTACTAGTGGACGTGAAGGCGGGCGCGCTCAATCACCTCGACGTGTGGACGCGCAAGGGCCTGCCCGGATTGGACCTCGACATGCCCCACGTCCCGGGGAGCGACGCGGCGGGCGTCGTCCTCGAAGTCGGCGAGAACGTGACTCGGTTCGAACCGGGCGACCGCGTTGCGGTCTCGGCGGGCGTCTACTGCGGCAAGTGCGAGTTCTGCCGCGACGGCGAGTACTCGATGTGCGTGAACTACCACATCATCGGCGAACACGTCCGGGGCGTCCACGGCGAGCGCGCCGCGGTTCCCGAGGACAACCTCGTGGAAGTCCCCACGGGCGTCGAGTGGGAGACCGCCGCGGCCGCGCCGCTGGTCTTCCAGACCGCGTGGCGGATGCTCCTCAATCGCGGCGACCTCGACGCGGGCGAGAAGGTGCTGGTCCTCGGCGCGTCGGGCGGCGTCGGCCACGCCGCGGTCCAGATAGCCGACTACGCCGGGGCCGAGGTGTACGCCACCGCCTCCTCCGACGAGAAACTGGCGTACGCCGAGGAGGTCGGCGCGGACTACACCATCAACTACGACGAGAACGACTTCGCCGCCGAAATCCGGGAGCTGACCGGCAAGCGCGGCGTGGACATGGTCGTGGACCACGTCGGCGCGGCGACCTACCCCGACTCCATCAAGAGTCTCGCCAAGGGCGGGCGCGTCGTCACCTGCGGCGCGACCACCGGACCGAACCCCGGCGCGAGCCTGAACCGCATCTTCTGGAATCAGCTCTCGGTCATCGGTTCGACCATGGCGAACCCCGGCGAGGTGGACGACGTCCTCGAACTCGTCTGGGACGGCACCTTCGAGCCGCGAATCCGGGAGACCCTGCCGATGAGCGAGACGGCCAGCGCCCACGAACTGCTCGAAGACCGCGAGGGCTTCGGCAAGGTCGTCGTCGTGCCCGACAGCGAGTACGACGGATGA